One region of Fragaria vesca subsp. vesca linkage group LG4, FraVesHawaii_1.0, whole genome shotgun sequence genomic DNA includes:
- the LOC101307689 gene encoding uncharacterized protein LOC101307689, translating to MVFVVDYSNSLKTQVFAAGFEIHVILMISFLLPRMCILTADACYTWESISGQDNDILEFLKLKDALDALGLVRYCYRRMLMTHVNLIEKLLNYNTLEKSDLKEQSENLEAITRSIVWVHAYETKKKKGSDEVVEDHEIVKENANQSVTQSKQNSPSVQRSEIRSPKRKQSNQRKTSRLQHSTDHGMQSKDKEGTRAKSTKDDQNRIELLSWFEMSKGVVAIAKLDSKDPNAMVHHMPFGPECWKVWVLDVFDDIALYRPTREFGTLSEATGSTIA from the exons ATGGTCTTTGTTGTTGATTACTCCAACAGTTTGAAAACCCAAGTCTTTGCTGCTGGCTTTGAAATCCAT GTTATCCTTATGATTAGCTTTCTTCTACCTCGTATGTGTATATTGACTGCTGATGCTTGTTATACTTG GGAGTCTATTAGTGGACAAGATAATGATATTCTGGAGTTTCTTAAGCTTAA GGATGCACTTGATGCATTGGGGTTGGTTCGTTACTGCTACAGGCGCATGCTTATGACTCATGTTAATCTCATTGAGAAGCTTCTCAACTACAACA CTTTGGAGAAGTCAGATTTA AAGGAACAAAGTGAAAATCTAGAAGCAATAACAAGGTCTATTGTATGGGTACATGCTTATGAAACAAAGAAGAAGAAGGGCTCAGATGAAGTAGTTGAGGATCATGAAATAGTG AAAGAGAATGCGAATCAAAGTGTAACCCAAAGCAAGCAAAACAGTCCAAGTGTTCAGAGATCTGAAATTCGAAGTCCAAAGAGAAAGCAGAGTAACCAAAGAAAAACTTCACGTCTTCAACACTCTACTGATCATGGGATGCAAAGTAAAGACAAGGAAGGTACAAGGGCCAAAAGTACAAAGGATGATCAAAATAGAATTGAATTGTTAAGTTGGTTTGAGATGAGCAAAGGTGTTGTTGCAATTGCAAAACTTGATTCCAAAGATCCAAATGCTATGGTTCATCATATGCCCTTTGGTCCTGAATGCTGGAAAGTTTGGGTGCTTGATGTTTTTGATGATATAGCTTTATATCGACCAACCAGGGAGTTTGGAACACTGAGCGAGGCTACAGGAAGTACAATTGCCTAG